Proteins found in one Planctomycetes bacterium MalM25 genomic segment:
- the ribBA gene encoding Riboflavin biosynthesis protein RibBA, which produces MPHRFSTIEEAVEAIAAGRIVIVVDAEDRENEGDFIAAAQNVTAEQVNFMITHGRGQLCTPILPSVADRLRLPMMVDDELNNAPLQTGYTVSVDHHTAKTGITAEERATTVRALCDDSSTPADFVRPGHMFPLVAKEGGVLRRAGHTEAAVDLARMAGLKPAGVLCEILDETGDRAGREELRALADRFDLPIITIEDLIAHRRVREKLVERQAEANLPTEHGQAKIIGYKVKHEEMEPVAIVFGDPSSAAAPLVRLHSSCFTGDVLGSLRCDCGDQLQMALSMISAEGVGAVVYLPQEGRGIGLPAKIKAYALQDQGMDTVEANLALGHKADARDYGVGIQILKDLGMSKIRLLTNNPKKLDAVVYGGFDLEVVDQVPLVPPIKDENAAYLATKRDKMGHQLPAE; this is translated from the coding sequence GTGCCCCACCGTTTTTCCACGATCGAAGAAGCCGTCGAGGCGATCGCCGCGGGGCGGATCGTCATCGTCGTCGACGCCGAGGACCGCGAGAACGAGGGCGATTTCATCGCCGCGGCCCAGAACGTGACCGCCGAGCAGGTCAACTTCATGATCACGCACGGGCGTGGCCAGCTCTGCACGCCGATCCTGCCGTCGGTCGCCGATCGGCTGCGCCTGCCGATGATGGTCGATGACGAGCTGAACAACGCCCCGCTGCAGACCGGCTACACCGTCTCGGTCGATCACCACACCGCCAAGACCGGCATCACCGCCGAGGAGCGGGCGACCACGGTCCGCGCTCTGTGCGATGACAGCAGCACGCCGGCCGACTTCGTGCGCCCCGGACACATGTTCCCGCTGGTCGCCAAGGAGGGGGGCGTCCTGCGCCGGGCCGGCCACACCGAGGCCGCCGTCGATCTCGCCCGCATGGCGGGCCTCAAGCCGGCCGGCGTGCTCTGCGAGATCCTCGACGAGACCGGCGACCGGGCCGGCCGCGAGGAGCTCCGCGCCCTCGCCGACCGTTTCGACCTGCCGATCATCACGATCGAAGACCTCATCGCGCACCGCCGCGTGCGTGAGAAGCTCGTCGAGCGTCAAGCCGAAGCGAACCTGCCGACCGAGCACGGCCAAGCGAAGATCATCGGCTACAAGGTCAAGCACGAGGAGATGGAGCCGGTCGCGATCGTCTTCGGCGACCCGTCGAGCGCCGCGGCGCCGCTCGTCCGCCTGCACAGCAGTTGCTTCACGGGCGACGTCCTCGGATCGCTCCGCTGCGATTGCGGCGACCAGCTCCAGATGGCGCTCTCGATGATCAGCGCCGAGGGCGTCGGCGCGGTGGTCTACCTGCCTCAGGAGGGGCGCGGCATCGGGCTGCCCGCCAAGATCAAGGCCTACGCCCTCCAGGACCAGGGCATGGACACGGTCGAGGCGAACCTCGCCCTCGGCCACAAGGCGGACGCCCGCGACTACGGTGTCGGCATCCAGATCCTCAAAGACCTCGGCATGTCGAAGATCCGGCTGCTCACGAACAACCCGAAGAAGCTCGACGCGGTCGTCTACGGCGGCTTCGACCTGGAAGTCGTCGACCAAGTGCCGCTCGTTCCGCCGATCAAGGACGAGAACGCCGCGTACCTGGCGACCAAGCGGGACAAGATGGGCCACCAGCTGCCCGCCGAGTGA
- the korA gene encoding 2-oxoglutarate oxidoreductase subunit KorA → MSTAVEKPVEELAEATVRFCGDSGDGMQLAGTQFTTTSALVGNDVATFPDFPAEIRAPRGTKAGVSGFQVHFSSQEIYTPGDTVDALVAMNPAAFATNLDDLRDGGILVVNESAFDKKGLDLAGYEGNPIEDVALHQLEQKYKVYKVDMTKMTRDAVKEFGLGVKEADRCRNFFAMGLVFWIYGRPLDPTLRFIETKFGKRPDVANANTAALKAGYNYGETVEAFDTQFLVPKAELAPGTYRSIMGNTALSWGLMTAAKLSEKRLFLGAYPITPASDILHELCKHKNHDIVTFQAEDEIAAMTATIGASFAGAMSVTASSGPGIALKGEAFGLAVIMELPMIVINVQRGGPSTGLPTKTEQSDLYQAMYGRNGECPMPVIAACSPGDCFDVAQEAWRLAVKYMTPVMLMTDGYIANGSEPWKIPDYSTLPKIPITHPGSPTGDDKFQPYTRDEQLARPWALPGTPGLEHRLGGLEKQDGSGNVSYDPMNHQHMIDTRAKKVDDIAEDIPPQEVDGPEEGDLLVVSWGGTYGSCLSATRLARKHGKSVAHAHIRHIHPLPKNLGELLGRYKKVMVPELNSGQLNTILRDKFLVDTIGFNKMQGKPFSVGELVEKISEVTG, encoded by the coding sequence ATGTCCACCGCCGTCGAGAAGCCCGTCGAAGAACTCGCCGAAGCCACCGTCCGCTTTTGTGGCGACTCGGGGGACGGCATGCAGCTGGCCGGCACCCAGTTCACGACCACGTCCGCCCTGGTCGGCAACGACGTCGCCACCTTCCCGGACTTCCCCGCGGAGATCCGCGCCCCACGCGGCACGAAGGCGGGCGTCTCGGGCTTCCAGGTCCACTTCTCTAGCCAAGAGATCTACACGCCCGGCGACACGGTCGACGCCCTCGTGGCGATGAACCCGGCCGCCTTCGCCACGAACCTGGACGACCTGCGCGACGGCGGCATCCTGGTCGTCAACGAGAGCGCGTTCGACAAGAAGGGCCTCGACCTGGCCGGCTACGAGGGCAACCCGATCGAGGATGTCGCGCTCCATCAGCTGGAGCAGAAGTACAAGGTCTACAAGGTCGATATGACCAAGATGACCCGCGACGCTGTCAAGGAGTTCGGTCTCGGCGTGAAGGAGGCCGACCGCTGTCGCAACTTCTTCGCGATGGGCCTCGTCTTCTGGATCTACGGCCGCCCGCTCGACCCAACGCTCCGCTTCATCGAGACCAAGTTCGGCAAGCGTCCGGATGTCGCCAACGCGAACACGGCCGCCCTGAAGGCGGGCTACAACTACGGCGAGACCGTCGAGGCGTTCGACACGCAGTTCCTCGTCCCCAAGGCGGAGCTCGCGCCCGGCACCTACCGCAGCATCATGGGCAACACGGCCCTCTCGTGGGGCCTGATGACCGCCGCGAAGCTGTCGGAGAAGCGGCTCTTCCTGGGCGCCTACCCGATCACGCCGGCGAGCGACATCTTGCACGAGCTGTGCAAGCACAAGAACCACGACATCGTCACGTTCCAGGCCGAGGACGAGATCGCCGCCATGACCGCGACAATCGGCGCCTCGTTCGCGGGCGCCATGTCGGTCACCGCGAGCAGCGGTCCCGGCATCGCGCTGAAGGGCGAGGCGTTCGGCCTAGCGGTCATCATGGAGCTGCCGATGATCGTCATCAACGTGCAGCGCGGCGGGCCCTCGACCGGCCTTCCGACCAAGACCGAGCAGTCCGACCTCTACCAAGCGATGTACGGCCGCAACGGCGAGTGCCCGATGCCGGTGATCGCCGCTTGTTCCCCGGGCGACTGCTTCGACGTTGCCCAGGAGGCGTGGCGCCTGGCTGTGAAGTACATGACGCCCGTCATGCTGATGACCGATGGCTACATCGCCAACGGCTCGGAGCCGTGGAAGATCCCCGACTACAGCACGCTGCCGAAGATCCCGATCACCCACCCGGGGTCGCCGACCGGCGACGACAAGTTTCAGCCCTACACGCGGGATGAGCAGCTGGCGCGCCCTTGGGCCCTGCCCGGCACGCCCGGCTTGGAGCACCGCCTCGGCGGCCTGGAGAAGCAGGACGGCTCGGGCAACGTCAGCTACGACCCGATGAACCACCAGCACATGATCGACACGCGGGCCAAGAAGGTCGACGACATCGCTGAGGACATCCCGCCTCAGGAGGTCGACGGCCCAGAAGAGGGCGACCTGCTCGTGGTCAGCTGGGGCGGCACCTACGGCTCGTGTCTGTCGGCGACCCGTCTCGCCCGCAAGCATGGTAAGTCGGTCGCCCACGCCCACATCCGGCACATCCACCCGCTGCCGAAGAACCTGGGTGAGTTGCTGGGCCGCTACAAGAAGGTCATGGTCCCCGAGCTCAACTCGGGCCAGCTCAACACGATCCTCCGCGACAAGTTCCTCGTCGACACGATCGGCTTCAACAAGATGCAAGGGAAGCCGTTCAGCGTTGGTGAGCTCGTCGAGAAGATCAGCGAAGTGACCGGTTGA
- a CDS encoding Transposase IS200 like protein, producing the protein MLSLHANVYAHPEGAATGPRRELRGLPLPTLVGPGGGPPPFLQVLPVTFEQMQAALAELPRCDCEPDGFFLLTGHTPEGVFWRLNGHMQEYQPEDADGPSMHRIELNGECPVASLDAVLRTIGWPKAQLAFELVREGVTLIEADFREYASQPATEGEPRRPDRGASRVPAPCRGRDDAALGTSALEANASYTPWHITFGTYGTRLHGDRRPTVDLEHNEYGTPYLPRNELRRRRAEDTLTGPPVHLSAEQRRLIERLLPEICHRGGWRIHTAAAQSDHVHVICDVRSEVHGEKVRRLIKRWLSEALNEKWPDPNRLRWWAVQGSNKAIKDESYLQNAIAYVEKQRTASR; encoded by the coding sequence ATGCTGAGCCTGCACGCGAACGTCTACGCCCACCCCGAAGGCGCCGCCACAGGACCTCGCCGGGAACTACGCGGTTTGCCGTTGCCCACGCTGGTCGGGCCCGGCGGCGGGCCACCGCCCTTCCTTCAGGTGCTGCCGGTCACCTTCGAGCAGATGCAGGCCGCCCTCGCCGAGCTGCCGCGGTGCGACTGCGAACCGGACGGCTTCTTCCTGCTGACCGGCCACACGCCGGAGGGGGTTTTCTGGCGGCTGAACGGCCACATGCAGGAGTACCAGCCCGAGGACGCCGACGGGCCGAGCATGCACCGCATCGAGCTGAACGGGGAATGCCCCGTCGCGTCACTCGACGCGGTCCTCCGCACGATCGGCTGGCCCAAGGCGCAACTCGCTTTTGAACTCGTTCGAGAGGGAGTCACGCTAATCGAAGCAGACTTCCGCGAGTACGCATCTCAACCTGCCACTGAGGGAGAGCCGCGTCGTCCCGACCGCGGCGCGAGCCGGGTACCCGCACCATGCCGCGGTCGGGACGACGCGGCTCTCGGCACATCGGCTCTCGAAGCGAACGCTTCGTACACCCCATGGCACATCACTTTCGGCACGTACGGAACGCGTCTCCACGGAGATCGTCGTCCAACCGTGGACCTCGAGCACAACGAGTACGGAACACCGTACTTGCCACGCAACGAACTGCGTCGTCGGCGTGCCGAGGATACGCTCACCGGCCCTCCGGTTCACCTCTCCGCCGAACAACGCAGGCTAATCGAGCGTCTGCTCCCCGAGATTTGCCATCGCGGAGGGTGGAGGATTCACACCGCCGCCGCTCAGTCAGACCACGTTCACGTGATCTGCGACGTCCGCAGCGAAGTCCACGGCGAGAAGGTCCGACGTTTGATCAAACGCTGGCTTAGTGAAGCGCTCAACGAGAAGTGGCCCGATCCCAATCGACTCCGCTGGTGGGCAGTCCAAGGATCGAACAAGGCGATCAAGGACGAGAGCTATTTGCAGAACGCCATCGCCTACGTTGAGAAGCAACGCACCGCGAGCCGATAG
- a CDS encoding Subtilase family protein, translated as MPQDEISAHAVQVAGVLKSTDANATGVATGIDLYSIGGSNATAMREKAFVLAAQELIYQPEFVRAINMSFALGLGGGNTLDGNSLLTQFVDWSAREHDLLYVAAGNQLTTGGQPDGLSIPTDNYNGITVSRSIQRNGIYSEASAGNDFGAGVDAVGTRTSVDILAPGDSVLMPTLNPTQQPQGTISTVASNGTSFAAPHATGAVALLQEYAVDRINTPNLPNWDTDARRHEVMKAVIMNSADKILDTGDGLRLGMGRNVYKKSGTNQTFLNSNAFTNPAQPLDEEIGVGHLDVARALRQFEGGETETVKPPGPFGPFPPTIVPQVGWDYANTSETGASWNVYEFTDPLQRTHSWGLAS; from the coding sequence ATGCCGCAGGACGAAATCAGTGCCCACGCTGTACAAGTAGCCGGCGTTTTGAAATCTACCGACGCCAACGCTACGGGTGTCGCAACCGGGATCGACCTATACTCAATTGGCGGCAGCAATGCCACCGCTATGCGGGAAAAGGCGTTTGTGCTCGCCGCTCAGGAACTGATTTATCAACCCGAGTTCGTGCGGGCCATCAACATGAGTTTTGCTCTTGGTTTGGGCGGTGGCAACACCCTTGACGGCAACTCTCTGCTCACGCAGTTTGTTGATTGGTCTGCACGAGAGCACGACCTCCTCTATGTAGCTGCGGGAAACCAACTGACCACCGGTGGGCAGCCGGACGGGCTATCAATTCCCACAGACAACTACAACGGCATCACCGTCAGCAGATCAATCCAACGAAACGGCATCTATTCCGAGGCTTCCGCAGGCAACGATTTTGGTGCTGGCGTTGATGCCGTTGGCACACGGACTTCGGTAGATATTCTCGCACCGGGGGATAGTGTCTTGATGCCTACACTGAACCCAACCCAACAGCCACAAGGGACCATCAGCACCGTTGCCTCTAATGGCACCAGCTTCGCAGCGCCGCACGCAACAGGGGCCGTCGCCCTACTCCAAGAGTACGCTGTAGATCGGATCAATACGCCCAATCTGCCGAATTGGGACACTGACGCTCGGCGTCACGAGGTCATGAAGGCGGTGATAATGAACTCGGCGGATAAAATACTTGATACCGGCGACGGACTACGACTCGGAATGGGTCGGAATGTCTACAAGAAGAGTGGCACCAATCAGACCTTCCTTAACTCTAACGCCTTTACCAACCCGGCACAGCCACTGGACGAGGAAATCGGCGTTGGCCATCTTGACGTAGCAAGGGCATTACGTCAGTTCGAGGGTGGGGAAACGGAAACAGTCAAACCGCCAGGCCCATTCGGTCCGTTCCCGCCGACCATTGTGCCGCAAGTCGGGTGGGACTATGCCAACACAAGCGAGACAGGGGCGTCGTGGAACGTCTACGAGTTTACCGACCCGCTCCAAAGGACTCATTCGTGGGGCCTTGCTTCCTAA
- a CDS encoding CBS domain protein, producing MDFKLSLQSETIRSVYPEAPVAVEQATPLDAVIRLMQAQKVGAVLVCDEDRLAGVFTERDVLRLMAERAEVSRSVGEVMSTDPKTVTESDSVGEAISRMAEGGYRHLPIVSSINPTEATGMVDVRGVMRYLVEHFPNTIYNLPPTSERATAEREGA from the coding sequence GTGGACTTCAAGCTGAGTTTGCAGTCGGAGACCATCCGCTCGGTTTACCCCGAGGCCCCGGTCGCCGTTGAGCAAGCGACGCCGCTCGACGCGGTGATCCGGCTGATGCAGGCGCAGAAAGTGGGCGCCGTGCTCGTCTGCGACGAGGACCGCCTCGCCGGGGTGTTCACCGAGCGGGACGTGCTGCGGCTGATGGCCGAACGAGCCGAGGTGTCCCGCTCCGTGGGAGAGGTCATGTCGACCGACCCGAAGACGGTGACTGAATCGGACTCCGTCGGCGAGGCGATCAGCCGCATGGCCGAAGGGGGCTACCGCCACCTGCCGATCGTCAGCAGCATCAACCCGACCGAGGCGACCGGCATGGTCGATGTTCGGGGGGTGATGCGCTACTTGGTCGAGCACTTCCCGAATACGATCTACAACCTTCCACCCACCTCCGAGCGGGCGACCGCGGAGCGTGAGGGCGCCTGA
- a CDS encoding Transposase DDE domain protein has protein sequence MPAGAAEPRKKRYEVKNWKRYNEALVNRGDFTFYFSEEVVDAWEHENEAKKNGRPFTYSDVAIETLLTIRELFRLPYRQTEGFGRALAKLLDAGVAIPHHTSLVKRAAKLKVSIDIDPAKGPIDVVVDSTGLKVFGDGEWHRKKHGVDKRRTFRKVHLAVDPASHAIVAQLLTESSMHDATPVKPLLEQVEQEVQTFYGDGAYDTWAVREHLEEERIHQIIPPRKNAVIRQHGNSSADPIERDECLRQIRRDGKKSWKEAIGYHRRSLAETAMSRLKGAFGDRLKNREPRNQATELALRCKILNAFVAIGMPLNIWG, from the coding sequence ATGCCAGCAGGCGCAGCGGAGCCGCGTAAGAAGCGTTACGAGGTCAAGAACTGGAAGCGGTACAACGAGGCACTCGTGAACCGGGGCGACTTCACGTTCTACTTCTCTGAAGAAGTCGTGGACGCTTGGGAGCACGAGAACGAGGCGAAGAAGAACGGCCGCCCGTTCACCTACAGCGACGTGGCGATCGAGACCCTGCTGACGATCCGCGAGCTGTTCCGCCTGCCTTACCGGCAGACCGAGGGCTTCGGACGAGCGTTGGCTAAGCTCCTCGACGCGGGCGTCGCGATCCCGCACCATACGAGCCTCGTGAAGCGTGCCGCGAAGCTGAAGGTCTCGATCGACATCGACCCAGCGAAGGGGCCGATCGACGTGGTGGTCGATAGCACGGGCCTGAAGGTCTTCGGAGACGGCGAGTGGCATCGCAAGAAGCACGGGGTCGATAAGCGTCGCACGTTCCGCAAGGTCCACCTGGCGGTCGATCCGGCGAGCCACGCAATCGTCGCTCAGCTGCTGACCGAGTCGAGCATGCATGACGCCACGCCGGTGAAGCCGCTGCTGGAACAAGTCGAGCAAGAGGTCCAGACGTTCTACGGCGACGGGGCGTACGACACGTGGGCCGTCCGCGAGCACCTCGAAGAAGAGCGTATCCACCAGATCATCCCGCCGCGGAAGAACGCGGTGATCCGTCAGCACGGCAACTCGTCGGCCGACCCGATCGAACGCGACGAGTGCCTCAGGCAGATCCGCCGCGACGGCAAGAAGAGCTGGAAGGAGGCGATCGGCTATCACCGACGCAGCCTCGCCGAGACGGCCATGAGCCGGCTGAAGGGTGCCTTCGGCGACCGGCTGAAGAACCGAGAACCCCGCAACCAAGCCACCGAACTCGCCCTACGCTGCAAGATACTCAACGCCTTCGTCGCAATCGGTATGCCTCTCAACATCTGGGGTTAG
- the katG_1 gene encoding Catalase-peroxidase precursor, producing MPACAANPSVNLEALKSEVRAALINQKSFACPIAMRVAWHSGGTYDQADGSGGTNGATMRFEPEISDDANAGLHIVRDMLHLVQKKFPQVSMADMWAFAGCVAIEFMGGPMPPFKFGRTDDPDGKNCPPNGRLPDASQGADHLREVFNRMGFDDREIVALSGGHTVGRCHAVRSGYDGAWTTNPLTFDNQYFKNLLEINWKPKQWEGKFQYTDPTDKLVMLPTDIALIEDPKFRVHVERYATDQELFFKDFSAAYGKLMLLGCPAACDPASDPPTVSAEESASAEFRDSAMHGSVGIMKRLADTADVHEAEASSGRNALHKAAFWGHIDVVNYLLTDLKIDPNAQDDLGDTALHDAARFGHLEVAQALIDAGTDRSLRNAAGRDVAELAAEYGKDDVVAALKKAGG from the coding sequence ATGCCCGCCTGCGCCGCCAATCCGTCTGTCAATCTCGAAGCGCTCAAGAGCGAAGTCCGCGCCGCGCTGATCAACCAGAAGTCGTTCGCCTGCCCGATCGCGATGCGCGTCGCCTGGCACTCGGGCGGCACCTACGACCAGGCGGACGGTTCCGGCGGCACGAACGGCGCCACGATGCGTTTCGAGCCCGAGATCAGCGACGATGCCAACGCCGGCCTGCACATCGTCCGCGACATGCTGCACTTGGTGCAGAAGAAGTTCCCGCAGGTCTCGATGGCCGACATGTGGGCCTTCGCCGGCTGCGTGGCGATCGAGTTCATGGGCGGGCCGATGCCCCCCTTCAAGTTCGGCCGCACCGACGACCCCGACGGCAAGAACTGCCCCCCCAACGGCCGCCTGCCCGACGCCTCGCAGGGCGCCGACCACCTCCGCGAGGTCTTCAACCGCATGGGCTTCGACGACCGAGAGATCGTCGCCCTCTCCGGCGGGCACACCGTTGGCCGCTGCCACGCGGTCCGCAGCGGCTACGACGGCGCCTGGACGACCAACCCGCTCACCTTCGACAACCAGTACTTCAAGAACCTGCTGGAGATCAACTGGAAGCCGAAGCAGTGGGAGGGCAAGTTCCAGTACACCGACCCGACCGACAAGCTCGTGATGCTGCCGACCGACATCGCTCTGATCGAAGACCCCAAGTTCCGCGTCCACGTCGAGCGCTACGCGACGGATCAAGAACTCTTCTTCAAGGACTTCTCGGCCGCGTACGGCAAGCTCATGCTGCTCGGCTGCCCCGCCGCGTGCGACCCGGCCAGCGACCCGCCTACGGTGAGTGCGGAGGAATCGGCGAGCGCCGAGTTCCGCGACTCCGCGATGCACGGCAGCGTCGGCATCATGAAGCGGCTCGCCGACACCGCCGATGTGCACGAGGCCGAGGCGAGCTCCGGACGCAACGCCCTCCACAAGGCGGCTTTCTGGGGGCATATCGACGTGGTCAACTACCTGCTGACCGACCTGAAGATCGACCCGAACGCGCAAGACGACCTGGGCGACACCGCCCTGCACGACGCCGCCCGCTTCGGCCACCTCGAAGTCGCCCAAGCGCTCATCGACGCCGGCACGGACCGCTCGCTCCGCAACGCGGCCGGTAGGGACGTCGCCGAGCTGGCGGCCGAGTACGGCAAGGACGACGTCGTCGCCGCGTTGAAGAAGGCGGGCGGCTGA
- the lepA gene encoding Elongation factor 4, whose amino-acid sequence MADAPASKAPTPAHKPKKRKKGEPIDPAFIRNFSIVAHIDHGKSTLADRLMEVTGAVSERDMKAQLLDDMDLERERGITIKANAVSMKTVHEGQEYELNLIDTPGHVDFQYEVSRSLTCCEGALLLVDAFQGVEAQTVANAYNAIEHDLEIVPVLNKIDLVHARPDEVKEEIETTLGLEADDAIGCSAKTGLNCQAVIDAVIDRIPPPQGDNTAPLQAMVFDSVYDEFRGAIIYVRVMNGLVRKGDRIKFLQSGTEHDVIELGQRAPKRTASEFLSAGQVGYLICNIKSLGAVHIGDTITSARGEQSEALPGYAEPKRMVFCGLYPSDGQDFETLREALAKLQVNDPSFVFEPESSDALGFGFRCGFLGLLHMEIVQQRLEQEADIDLVQTAPNVTYKIKKKDGEWLEVHTPTRVPDLGEIEEFHQPIVRVSFVLPTEFIGGIMKICADRRGVFLKQEYLSPTRAMLVYDLALADVVYDMHDRLKSVTRGYGTMDYELKGYERGDLVRLDILVKGDRVDALSIVCDRRDTDPRGRAVIKKLKEEIPRHMFEVPLQAAIGTKVVARETIRAMSKNVTAKCYGGDISRKKKLWAKQKEGKKRMKSIGQVDIPQKAFLAVLETGEEEGKK is encoded by the coding sequence ATGGCCGACGCCCCCGCCAGCAAAGCTCCGACGCCCGCTCACAAGCCGAAGAAGCGCAAGAAGGGCGAACCGATCGACCCGGCGTTCATTCGCAACTTCTCGATCGTCGCGCACATCGACCACGGCAAGAGCACCCTGGCCGACCGCCTGATGGAGGTGACCGGCGCGGTCTCCGAGCGCGACATGAAGGCGCAGCTCCTGGACGACATGGACCTGGAGCGTGAGCGGGGCATCACGATCAAGGCGAACGCGGTCTCGATGAAGACCGTCCACGAAGGGCAGGAGTACGAGCTCAACCTGATCGACACGCCGGGCCACGTCGACTTCCAGTACGAGGTCTCGCGCTCGCTCACGTGCTGCGAGGGCGCACTGCTGCTGGTTGACGCGTTCCAGGGCGTCGAGGCGCAGACGGTCGCCAACGCGTACAACGCGATCGAGCACGACCTGGAGATCGTGCCGGTGCTCAACAAGATCGACCTCGTCCACGCCCGGCCCGACGAGGTGAAGGAAGAGATCGAGACCACGCTCGGCCTCGAAGCGGACGACGCGATCGGTTGCAGCGCGAAGACCGGCCTCAACTGCCAGGCGGTGATCGACGCGGTCATCGACCGCATCCCGCCCCCCCAGGGAGACAACACCGCGCCGCTGCAGGCGATGGTGTTCGACAGCGTCTACGACGAGTTCCGCGGCGCCATCATTTACGTCCGCGTGATGAACGGCCTGGTCCGCAAGGGCGACCGCATCAAGTTCCTGCAGTCGGGCACCGAGCACGACGTCATCGAGCTCGGCCAGCGTGCCCCGAAGCGGACCGCGAGCGAGTTCCTCTCGGCGGGGCAGGTCGGCTACCTGATCTGCAACATCAAGTCGCTCGGCGCCGTCCACATCGGCGACACGATCACCTCCGCCCGCGGCGAGCAGTCCGAGGCCCTGCCGGGCTACGCCGAGCCGAAGCGGATGGTCTTCTGCGGGCTCTACCCGTCGGACGGCCAGGACTTCGAGACCCTCCGCGAGGCGCTCGCGAAGCTGCAGGTGAACGACCCGAGCTTCGTCTTCGAGCCCGAATCGTCCGACGCGCTGGGGTTCGGCTTCCGCTGCGGCTTCCTGGGTCTCTTGCACATGGAGATCGTGCAGCAGCGGCTCGAGCAGGAGGCCGACATCGACCTCGTGCAGACCGCGCCGAACGTCACTTACAAGATCAAGAAGAAGGACGGCGAGTGGCTCGAGGTCCACACGCCGACCCGCGTGCCCGACCTGGGCGAGATCGAGGAGTTCCACCAGCCGATCGTGCGGGTCAGCTTCGTCCTGCCGACCGAGTTCATCGGCGGCATCATGAAGATCTGCGCCGACCGCCGGGGCGTCTTCCTCAAGCAGGAGTACCTCTCGCCGACGCGGGCGATGCTCGTTTATGACCTGGCGCTCGCGGACGTCGTCTACGACATGCACGACCGCCTGAAGAGCGTCACGCGCGGCTACGGCACGATGGACTACGAGCTGAAGGGCTACGAGCGGGGCGACCTGGTCCGGCTCGACATCCTGGTGAAGGGCGACCGCGTCGACGCCCTGTCGATCGTCTGCGACCGACGCGACACCGACCCGCGCGGCCGCGCGGTGATCAAGAAGCTCAAGGAAGAGATCCCCCGCCACATGTTCGAGGTGCCCCTGCAGGCGGCCATCGGCACGAAGGTCGTCGCCCGCGAGACGATCCGCGCGATGAGCAAGAACGTGACCGCGAAGTGCTACGGCGGCGACATCAGCCGGAAGAAGAAGCTGTGGGCGAAGCAGAAGGAGGGCAAGAAGCGGATGAAGTCGATCGGCCAGGTCGACATCCCGCAGAAGGCGTTCCTCGCCGTGCTCGAGACGGGCGAGGAAGAGGGGAAGAAGTAG
- a CDS encoding spermidine synthase: MALNLEILAYEESPLGPLCLRRRELLSQPGVHVTEVTLNHEFLMSSLYTDSEETLARVALERVEGDGQIDGEGLRVLVGGLGLGYTAHAALRSERVAHVEVIDLLPQVIEWTRSGLVPLSEELAKATAAGRLTLTEGDAYARLAEPEPVEKFDAILIDIDHSPDERLDEANSLPFYTTAGLRAAAKHLAPGGVLAVWSYAESGPFADALREVFADVSVEPVSYLNEMIDERRTDWLFFARIAQS; this comes from the coding sequence ATGGCCCTCAACCTGGAGATCCTCGCCTACGAGGAGAGCCCGCTCGGGCCGCTCTGCCTGCGTCGGCGTGAGCTGCTGTCGCAACCGGGGGTGCACGTCACCGAGGTGACGCTCAACCACGAGTTCCTGATGAGCAGCCTCTACACCGACTCGGAGGAGACCCTCGCGCGCGTCGCGCTCGAGCGGGTCGAGGGCGACGGGCAGATCGATGGAGAAGGGCTGCGGGTGCTCGTCGGCGGGCTCGGCCTCGGCTACACGGCGCACGCGGCATTGCGTTCGGAGCGCGTCGCGCACGTCGAGGTGATCGACCTGCTGCCGCAGGTGATCGAGTGGACGCGCTCGGGGCTCGTGCCGCTCTCCGAAGAGCTCGCGAAGGCGACCGCCGCCGGTCGCCTCACCCTGACCGAAGGGGACGCCTACGCCCGCTTGGCGGAGCCCGAGCCCGTGGAGAAGTTCGACGCGATTCTGATCGACATCGACCACTCGCCCGACGAGCGGCTCGACGAGGCGAACAGCCTCCCCTTCTACACGACCGCTGGGCTCAGAGCTGCGGCAAAGCACCTCGCCCCCGGCGGTGTGCTCGCCGTCTGGTCGTACGCCGAAAGCGGCCCCTTCGCCGACGCCCTCCGCGAGGTCTTCGCGGACGTGAGCGTCGAACCGGTCAGCTACCTGAACGAGATGATCGACGAGCGGCGGACCGATTGGTTGTTCTTTGCGCGAATAGCTCAGTCTTGA